The following coding sequences are from one Microbacterium wangchenii window:
- a CDS encoding DUF2332 domain-containing protein, which translates to MGTPEFDAVIARYDRFAREEAPGRSALYAEWAAGVVADAATARILTRIPATHRQPPLVFAVTRMLGAPEAAFPRWAAWLRAHADEVVAECAARRIQTNEPLRCAALLPALSLIEGPIALLEVGASAGLCLYPDRYSYRYETGHGVRRIDPPAGPAPVVLGSRLTGDPALRMPEVVWRAGIDLDPLDARDPRDRAWLTGLVWPGEEGRRERVEAALAVAAADPPLLIAGDAADALAAAAARAPREATLVVTTPGVLAHIPRAGRSAVIEAARAAGRWITIDEPALHEGWSSVPAPWPGGFALALDGDILAAVDPLGACVEWLPGAGHHRA; encoded by the coding sequence GTGGGCACACCCGAGTTCGACGCCGTGATCGCCCGCTACGACCGCTTCGCGCGGGAGGAGGCGCCCGGCCGCTCGGCGCTGTACGCGGAGTGGGCGGCGGGGGTCGTGGCGGACGCGGCGACGGCGCGGATCCTCACCCGGATCCCCGCGACCCACCGGCAACCGCCGCTCGTCTTCGCCGTCACCCGGATGCTGGGAGCCCCCGAGGCCGCATTCCCCCGGTGGGCGGCCTGGCTGCGGGCGCACGCCGACGAGGTCGTCGCCGAATGCGCGGCCCGCCGCATCCAGACCAACGAACCGCTGCGCTGCGCGGCGCTCCTTCCCGCGCTGAGTCTCATCGAGGGTCCGATCGCGCTGCTGGAGGTGGGGGCCAGCGCAGGGCTGTGTCTGTACCCCGACCGCTACTCCTACCGGTACGAGACGGGGCACGGCGTGCGCCGGATCGACCCTCCCGCAGGTCCCGCGCCGGTGGTGCTGGGCAGCCGGCTGACGGGTGACCCCGCGCTGCGGATGCCGGAGGTGGTGTGGCGGGCCGGGATCGACCTCGATCCGCTCGACGCCCGCGACCCTCGGGATCGCGCCTGGCTGACCGGCCTGGTGTGGCCGGGCGAGGAGGGCCGGCGCGAGCGGGTGGAAGCCGCGCTGGCGGTGGCGGCGGCCGATCCGCCGCTGCTGATCGCCGGCGACGCCGCCGACGCGCTCGCCGCCGCTGCCGCCCGCGCACCGCGGGAGGCCACGCTCGTGGTCACCACCCCGGGGGTGCTCGCCCACATTCCCCGCGCCGGCCGGAGCGCCGTGATCGAGGCGGCGCGGGCGGCGGGCCGGTGGATCACGATCGACGAACCCGCGCTGCACGAGGGCTGGTCATCCGTCCCGGCACCATGGCCGGGGGGATTCGCACTCGCGCTGGACGGCGACATCCTGGCGGCGGTGGATCCACTCGGCGCGTGTGTGGAGTGGCTCCCGGGTGCAGGGCACCACCGGGCTTAG
- the msrB gene encoding peptide-methionine (R)-S-oxide reductase MsrB — protein sequence MSYSVDKTDEQWRAELDPQQYAVLRQAGTEPAWSGELLNEERAGLYACAACGAELFQSGTKFDSHCGWPSFYESVRPEAVELIEDRSHGMVRTEVRCANCGSHLGHVFPDGFGTPTGDRYCMNSLALEFSPESEA from the coding sequence ATGAGCTATTCCGTTGACAAGACCGACGAGCAGTGGCGCGCCGAGCTGGACCCCCAGCAGTACGCCGTGCTGCGTCAGGCCGGCACCGAGCCCGCGTGGAGCGGTGAGCTCCTGAACGAAGAGCGCGCCGGCCTGTACGCGTGTGCGGCCTGCGGCGCGGAGCTGTTCCAGAGCGGGACGAAGTTCGATTCGCACTGCGGCTGGCCGAGCTTCTACGAATCGGTGCGTCCCGAAGCGGTCGAGCTCATCGAAGACCGCAGCCACGGCATGGTGCGCACCGAGGTGCGCTGCGCGAACTGCGGCTCCCACCTCGGCCACGTCTTCCCCGACGGCTTCGGCACGCCCACGGGCGACCGGTACTGCATGAACTCCCTCGCATTGGAGTTCTCTCCCGAGTCCGAGGCGTGA
- a CDS encoding phosphotransferase, translating into MTGGGTILCHNDVCPGNVVFREGRAVALIDFDMAAPGHPLWDLAMAARYWIPMHDGGTGSPSAPSDAARRFRILADGYGLSVTERRRLPDVIEQAMLSCRAFVADRVARGDAVYVRSLTAGGGWPRWDRMQAWLIDNRATFQAALTA; encoded by the coding sequence ATGACGGGGGGCGGGACGATCCTGTGCCACAACGACGTGTGCCCCGGAAACGTCGTCTTCCGTGAGGGGCGCGCGGTCGCGCTCATCGACTTCGACATGGCCGCTCCCGGGCACCCGCTGTGGGATCTCGCCATGGCCGCGCGGTACTGGATCCCCATGCACGACGGCGGAACCGGCTCTCCGTCCGCGCCCTCGGACGCAGCCAGACGGTTCCGGATCCTCGCCGACGGCTACGGCCTCTCGGTCACCGAGCGCCGCCGGCTGCCGGACGTCATCGAGCAGGCGATGCTCTCCTGCCGGGCCTTCGTGGCCGATCGTGTGGCGCGCGGCGATGCGGTCTACGTCCGGTCGCTGACGGCCGGCGGCGGCTGGCCAAGGTGGGACCGGATGCAGGCCTGGCTGATCGACAACCGGGCGACCTTCCAAGCGGCGCTGACGGCCTGA
- a CDS encoding RNA polymerase sigma factor, translating to MLQAQTTKEAGVPDEDELDVAGRFQAGDERALEAIYRRWSPLVFTLALRALGDRGDAEDATQRTFVSAWNSRESFDPARAGLSTWLVAIAKRRIADVREARARVAAAQDELQRLTDPEALVVPEIDLGDRLLLADEIERLEPDARAVIRLAFYDDLTHDQIAHRLQLPLGTVKSHIRRSLTRLRRRLEVSHVAP from the coding sequence ATGCTCCAGGCGCAGACGACGAAAGAGGCAGGGGTGCCCGACGAGGACGAACTCGACGTGGCCGGTCGTTTCCAGGCGGGCGATGAGCGCGCCCTGGAAGCGATCTACCGCCGCTGGTCGCCCCTGGTGTTCACCCTGGCTCTGCGCGCGCTGGGCGACCGCGGCGACGCCGAGGACGCGACGCAACGCACCTTCGTTTCGGCCTGGAACTCCCGTGAGTCCTTCGATCCGGCCCGCGCCGGTCTGTCGACGTGGCTGGTCGCCATCGCCAAGCGCCGCATCGCCGACGTCCGCGAGGCGCGTGCGCGCGTCGCGGCCGCCCAGGATGAGCTGCAGCGCCTCACCGACCCCGAGGCGCTCGTGGTCCCCGAGATCGACCTGGGTGACCGACTGCTCCTCGCCGATGAGATCGAACGCCTGGAACCGGATGCGCGCGCCGTCATCCGATTGGCGTTCTACGACGATCTGACCCACGATCAGATCGCACACCGCCTGCAGCTGCCGCTGGGCACGGTGAAAAGTCATATCCGCCGAAGTCTCACCCGCCTACGACGCCGATTGGAGGTCAGTCATGTCGCACCTTGA
- a CDS encoding hemerythrin domain-containing protein: protein MPATPLPHGGAVPTGPKTCDASGMIDIHRMFRRGFGEAPDLIRRVAEGDTAHAAVVATQLETLSLGLHAHHEGEDERLWDALDERAPACTVHVERMKAQHAELLAHLTIMDAALPAWRSSASSADAARVLDSLEGINAAIGVHLPDEETTIVPVMEYTITKAEIDWFSQHGRRSIPKGQTWQQLGEILASQPDGGDEWLHKNMPAPARWAWRWVGQRRYLAHRAALEGR, encoded by the coding sequence ATGCCTGCCACGCCCCTGCCGCACGGCGGCGCCGTCCCCACCGGACCCAAGACGTGCGATGCGAGCGGCATGATCGACATCCACCGCATGTTCCGCCGGGGCTTCGGCGAGGCGCCCGACCTCATCCGGCGCGTCGCCGAGGGCGACACCGCGCACGCCGCCGTCGTCGCGACGCAGCTCGAGACACTGTCGCTGGGGCTGCACGCGCATCATGAGGGCGAGGACGAGCGGCTCTGGGACGCCCTCGACGAGCGCGCCCCGGCCTGCACCGTGCACGTCGAGCGCATGAAGGCGCAGCACGCCGAGCTGCTCGCGCACCTCACGATCATGGATGCCGCACTGCCGGCCTGGCGCTCGTCGGCGAGCTCGGCGGATGCCGCGCGGGTGCTCGACTCGCTCGAGGGCATCAACGCCGCCATCGGCGTGCACCTGCCCGACGAAGAGACCACCATCGTGCCCGTGATGGAGTACACCATCACCAAGGCCGAGATCGACTGGTTCTCGCAGCACGGGCGCCGCTCGATCCCGAAGGGGCAGACCTGGCAGCAGTTGGGCGAGATTCTCGCCTCACAGCCCGACGGCGGCGACGAGTGGCTGCACAAGAACATGCCGGCCCCGGCGCGTTGGGCCTGGCGCTGGGTGGGTCAGCGGCGCTACCTCGCCCATCGCGCGGCACTCGAAGGACGCTGA
- a CDS encoding DUF3263 domain-containing protein, producing MPLSDRDRALLAFEAEWRRHGGAKEEAIRAEFAMPPARYYQLLGRLIDTAEALEHDPLLVRRLRRLRDERAATRAARAGVR from the coding sequence GTGCCCCTCTCCGACCGCGACCGTGCGCTGCTCGCCTTCGAAGCGGAGTGGCGCCGCCACGGCGGTGCGAAGGAGGAGGCGATCCGTGCCGAGTTCGCCATGCCCCCCGCACGGTACTACCAGCTGCTCGGCCGTCTGATCGACACCGCCGAAGCGCTCGAGCACGATCCGCTGCTCGTACGGCGGCTGCGGCGGCTCCGCGACGAGCGCGCCGCGACCCGCGCCGCCCGCGCCGGCGTTCGCTGA
- a CDS encoding nitroreductase family protein, which yields MEAVRARRSWSRVTDEAPTRSELEALVSAAGRVADHSSLRPWRLIELRGADRERLGRAIHKALGQDGSSTKPLRAPLLVAIVVSYRKSDKVPRWEQEAVAAGVAHTLSLLLDEAGWGVIWRTGHYTRSKAVAKAHGLGKDEALLGWLYVGGKPDTERGGPRKGVDAAAHLTPMPGKSSRGSKKNAADAAKDESTAL from the coding sequence TTGGAGGCCGTCCGGGCACGCCGGTCGTGGTCGCGCGTGACCGACGAGGCGCCCACGCGCTCCGAGTTGGAGGCCCTCGTGTCGGCGGCCGGACGCGTCGCCGACCATTCGTCGCTGCGTCCATGGCGGCTCATCGAGCTGCGCGGCGCGGATCGCGAACGGCTGGGTCGCGCCATCCACAAGGCGCTCGGCCAGGACGGCAGCTCGACCAAGCCGCTGCGCGCGCCGCTGCTCGTGGCGATCGTGGTCAGCTACCGCAAGAGCGACAAGGTGCCGCGCTGGGAGCAGGAGGCGGTGGCCGCGGGCGTCGCCCACACGCTGAGCCTGCTGTTGGACGAGGCCGGCTGGGGGGTCATCTGGCGCACGGGGCACTACACGCGCAGCAAGGCGGTCGCCAAGGCGCACGGGCTCGGCAAGGACGAGGCACTCCTGGGCTGGCTCTATGTCGGCGGGAAACCGGACACCGAGCGCGGCGGGCCGCGCAAGGGCGTGGATGCGGCGGCACACCTGACCCCGATGCCGGGGAAGTCCAGCCGGGGGTCGAAGAAGAACGCCGCCGACGCCGCGAAGGACGAATCGACCGCGCTCTAA
- a CDS encoding RES family NAD+ phosphorylase, producing MTAKNPRTPPTPLTMEEGDLTSVQHPLWRIHRVSGAHPSTWDELREHGPVTSMRWDPHPTPRGDHPGIGVSYASADVFTVVAEAFQQQRVITLSRERALVGWTPTRPLRLLRVSGEWAIRNGASASLHAAPRSTCRAWAREIHHTWPDLDGLDVPSTMTGTAMTVLFSHAATAFPPSPAVSATLDQRVAAALIVPVARRFRWPVTRA from the coding sequence GTGACAGCGAAGAACCCGCGCACCCCTCCTACTCCCCTGACGATGGAGGAGGGCGACCTCACCTCTGTGCAGCATCCACTGTGGCGGATCCACCGGGTGTCCGGCGCGCACCCGTCGACGTGGGACGAGCTGCGTGAGCACGGACCGGTCACCTCGATGCGATGGGACCCCCACCCGACCCCTCGAGGCGACCACCCTGGCATCGGGGTCTCGTACGCAAGTGCAGACGTCTTCACCGTCGTGGCGGAAGCGTTCCAGCAACAGCGCGTCATCACGCTGAGCCGCGAGCGCGCGCTTGTCGGGTGGACACCGACTCGTCCCCTGCGGCTGCTGCGGGTGTCAGGCGAATGGGCGATCCGAAACGGCGCATCTGCCAGCTTGCACGCCGCTCCCCGATCCACCTGCAGGGCATGGGCCCGGGAGATCCACCACACGTGGCCAGACCTCGATGGGCTGGACGTGCCCTCGACGATGACCGGCACTGCCATGACCGTCCTGTTCTCACATGCGGCGACTGCCTTCCCGCCGAGCCCCGCGGTCTCCGCCACGCTCGATCAGCGCGTTGCGGCTGCACTCATCGTCCCCGTCGCCCGCCGTTTCCGCTGGCCGGTCACCCGCGCTTGA
- the groL gene encoding chaperonin GroEL (60 kDa chaperone family; promotes refolding of misfolded polypeptides especially under stressful conditions; forms two stacked rings of heptamers to form a barrel-shaped 14mer; ends can be capped by GroES; misfolded proteins enter the barrel where they are refolded when GroES binds), translating to MAKIIAFDEEARRGLERGLNILADAVKVTLGPRGRNVVLEKKWGAPTITNDGVSIAKEIELDDPYEKIGAELVKEVAKKTDDVAGDGTTTATVLAQALVREGLRNVAAGADPISLKKGIEKAVKAITDQLLAGAKEVESKEQIAATASISAADPAIGELIAEAIDKVGKEGVVTVEESNTFGTELELTEGMRFDKGYINPYFVTDPERQEAVFEDPYILIANQKISNIKDLLPIVDKVIQEGKELLIIAEDVEGEALATLVLNKIRGIFKSAAVKAPGFGDRRKAQLQDIAILTGGQVITEEVGLKLENATVDLLGRARKVIITKDETTIVEGAGDTAQIEGRVTQIRREIENTDSDYDREKLQERLAKLAGGVAVIKAGAATEVELKERKHRIEDAVRNAKAAVEEGIVPGGGVALIQAGKIAFEGLSLEGDEATGANIVRVAIEAPLKQIALNAGMEPGVVANKVAELEPGWGLNAATGEYGDLFAQGIIDPAKVTRSALQNAASIAGLFLTTEAVVADKPEKAAAAPADPTGGMDF from the coding sequence ATGGCAAAGATCATCGCTTTCGACGAGGAGGCCCGCCGTGGCCTCGAGCGCGGTCTCAACATCCTGGCCGACGCCGTCAAGGTGACCCTGGGCCCCCGCGGTCGCAACGTCGTGCTCGAGAAGAAGTGGGGCGCCCCCACGATCACGAACGACGGTGTTTCGATCGCCAAGGAGATCGAGCTCGACGACCCCTACGAGAAGATCGGCGCCGAGCTGGTCAAGGAGGTCGCCAAGAAGACCGACGACGTGGCCGGTGACGGAACCACCACCGCGACCGTTCTCGCCCAGGCGCTCGTGCGCGAAGGTCTGCGCAACGTCGCAGCCGGCGCCGACCCCATTTCGCTGAAGAAGGGCATCGAGAAGGCCGTCAAGGCCATCACCGACCAGCTCCTCGCCGGCGCCAAGGAGGTCGAGTCGAAGGAGCAGATCGCCGCCACGGCATCGATCTCCGCCGCTGACCCCGCGATCGGCGAGCTCATCGCCGAGGCGATCGACAAGGTCGGCAAGGAAGGTGTGGTCACCGTCGAGGAGTCCAACACCTTCGGCACCGAGCTCGAGCTCACCGAGGGCATGCGCTTCGACAAGGGCTACATCAACCCTTACTTCGTGACCGACCCGGAGCGTCAGGAAGCGGTCTTCGAAGACCCCTACATCCTGATCGCGAACCAGAAGATCTCGAACATCAAGGACCTGCTGCCGATCGTCGACAAGGTGATCCAGGAGGGCAAGGAGCTCCTCATCATCGCTGAGGACGTCGAGGGTGAGGCTCTCGCGACGCTCGTGCTCAACAAGATCCGCGGCATCTTCAAGTCGGCTGCCGTCAAGGCTCCCGGCTTCGGCGACCGTCGCAAGGCTCAGCTCCAGGACATCGCGATCCTCACCGGCGGCCAGGTCATCACCGAAGAGGTCGGCCTCAAGCTCGAGAACGCCACGGTCGACCTGCTCGGTCGTGCGCGCAAGGTCATCATCACCAAGGACGAGACCACCATCGTCGAAGGTGCCGGTGACACGGCTCAGATCGAGGGTCGCGTGACCCAGATCCGCCGCGAGATCGAGAACACCGACAGCGACTACGACCGCGAGAAGCTCCAGGAGCGTCTGGCCAAGCTCGCCGGCGGCGTCGCCGTCATCAAGGCGGGCGCGGCCACCGAGGTCGAGCTGAAGGAGCGCAAGCACCGCATCGAGGACGCCGTTCGCAACGCGAAGGCGGCCGTCGAGGAGGGCATCGTCCCCGGTGGTGGCGTCGCGCTCATCCAGGCCGGCAAGATCGCGTTCGAGGGTCTGTCGCTCGAGGGTGACGAGGCCACCGGTGCGAACATCGTCCGCGTCGCGATCGAGGCTCCGCTGAAGCAGATCGCCCTCAACGCCGGCATGGAGCCCGGTGTCGTGGCGAACAAGGTCGCCGAGCTCGAGCCCGGCTGGGGCCTGAACGCCGCGACCGGCGAGTACGGTGACCTGTTCGCGCAGGGCATCATCGACCCGGCCAAGGTGACGCGCTCGGCGCTGCAGAACGCGGCGTCGATCGCCGGCCTGTTCCTCACCACCGAGGCCGTCGTCGCCGACAAGCCGGAGAAGGCTGCGGCCGCCCCGGCCGACCCGACCGGCGGCATGGACTTCTGA
- a CDS encoding cold-shock protein, with product MAQGTVKWFNAEKGFGFITSGDGEDVFVHYSNIDMTGFRVLEEGQAVEFTVGAGQKGPQAEAVRVL from the coding sequence ATGGCCCAGGGCACCGTCAAATGGTTCAACGCCGAGAAGGGTTTCGGCTTCATCACCTCCGGCGACGGAGAGGACGTCTTCGTTCACTACTCCAACATCGACATGACCGGGTTCCGGGTTCTCGAGGAGGGGCAGGCGGTCGAGTTCACCGTCGGCGCCGGCCAGAAGGGCCCTCAGGCCGAAGCAGTGCGCGTCCTCTGA
- a CDS encoding anti-sigma factor, with the protein MSHLDPERMALLAIGENAEDGERSHLDDCPQCAAELDELAFAVSVGRSTVDVGEWETPPERVWEGILADISAPRADPPAEPPAASGAASAPAASAPAPPATPPAAPSSPAAGAGSPPPRGRTRMLFTLAASVALLLVIVGIGVAVRPSQPVEVAAASLDAFPAHPGARGSATVIETDDRERVVRVTLDADADTGEGSREVWLITADATALVSLGTLEGSEGTFPIPPDIDIDEYVLVDVSLEPEDGDPQHSGDSIVRGELRAA; encoded by the coding sequence ATGTCGCACCTTGACCCGGAGCGGATGGCGCTGCTCGCCATCGGCGAGAACGCCGAAGACGGCGAACGCTCGCACCTCGACGACTGCCCGCAGTGCGCCGCGGAGCTGGACGAGCTGGCCTTCGCCGTGTCGGTCGGGCGCTCCACCGTCGATGTGGGCGAGTGGGAGACGCCTCCGGAGCGGGTCTGGGAGGGGATCCTCGCCGACATCTCCGCTCCCCGAGCCGACCCGCCCGCCGAACCTCCCGCAGCTTCCGGTGCGGCATCCGCACCCGCCGCATCCGCACCCGCCCCGCCGGCGACTCCGCCCGCCGCACCCTCCTCCCCGGCAGCCGGCGCAGGATCGCCACCGCCGCGAGGGCGCACGCGGATGCTGTTCACCCTCGCCGCCAGCGTCGCCCTGCTGCTCGTGATCGTCGGGATCGGGGTGGCGGTGCGCCCCAGCCAGCCGGTCGAAGTGGCGGCGGCCTCGCTCGACGCGTTCCCGGCGCACCCCGGCGCGCGGGGATCGGCGACCGTGATCGAGACGGACGACCGCGAGCGGGTCGTGCGCGTCACCCTCGATGCCGATGCCGACACGGGGGAAGGGTCGCGGGAGGTGTGGCTCATCACCGCCGATGCCACCGCGCTGGTGAGCCTCGGCACTCTGGAGGGCAGCGAGGGGACCTTCCCCATCCCGCCCGACATCGACATCGACGAGTACGTGCTCGTAGACGTGTCGCTGGAGCCCGAAGACGGCGACCCCCAGCACTCCGGTGACTCGATCGTCCGCGGCGAGCTGCGTGCAGCCTGA
- a CDS encoding LytR C-terminal domain-containing protein, whose protein sequence is MARTTYPRDRFDDLAPSTGRVGAHRAENPRMRGGMVFLWAAVATVVLVVAGIFGSLVMSGRISLAPEPVPTTEPAPVVEPVVDTTYPVLVLNATPQEGLATQIRDVVITAGWSADAVTAGAAGATDFPTTTVYYAQEADEAAALGLAETIGGAEIALSAQYLPPDDLETEEDEAGRQLTVVIGLDRVDTPAP, encoded by the coding sequence GTGGCTCGAACGACGTACCCGCGCGACCGTTTCGACGACCTCGCCCCCAGCACGGGCCGCGTCGGCGCCCATCGTGCGGAGAATCCGCGCATGCGCGGCGGGATGGTGTTCCTGTGGGCTGCCGTGGCCACCGTCGTCCTCGTCGTGGCCGGCATCTTCGGCTCCCTCGTGATGTCGGGGCGGATCTCGCTGGCACCTGAGCCGGTGCCCACCACCGAGCCGGCCCCCGTCGTCGAGCCCGTCGTCGACACCACCTACCCCGTCCTGGTGCTCAACGCGACGCCGCAAGAAGGGCTCGCAACCCAGATCCGCGATGTCGTCATCACCGCCGGCTGGTCGGCGGATGCGGTCACCGCAGGCGCCGCGGGAGCCACCGATTTCCCCACCACCACCGTCTACTACGCCCAGGAAGCGGACGAGGCGGCCGCGCTGGGGCTGGCCGAGACGATCGGCGGGGCCGAGATCGCGCTGAGCGCCCAGTACCTGCCACCGGACGACCTCGAGACCGAGGAGGACGAGGCCGGGCGTCAGCTCACCGTCGTCATCGGACTCGACCGGGTCGACACCCCCGCGCCCTGA
- a CDS encoding DMT family transporter — MTEHARADRPRPIPLWLAVAAAVVVGVLTALQARINGSLGEAIGDGYTAAVISFGSGLVVLLALTAVLPSGRAGALRLVRGIRGGTVPAWMLLGGLAGALTVATQGLTVATIGVALFTVGVVAGQTLNGLVLDRIGYGPGGVVAVTMPRLVGGALAVTGVIVCVVGIATAPPLWMLVLPVLAGAGIAWQQGTNGRLGQRVGNPLTATLVNFAGGTVVLGIAAAVHISSAGAPRTLPADPWLYLGGVIGVIYIFLSAAIVRVTGVLLLGLGSVVGLLAMSVALDAIWPAPSGPPLPVALAAVVIAFAGVAIVVVRRRRRPAAG, encoded by the coding sequence GTGACCGAGCACGCCCGAGCAGACCGGCCCCGGCCGATCCCGCTGTGGCTCGCTGTGGCCGCGGCCGTGGTCGTGGGCGTGCTGACGGCGCTGCAGGCCCGCATCAACGGATCACTGGGTGAGGCGATCGGCGACGGCTACACCGCCGCCGTGATCTCCTTCGGATCCGGTCTGGTCGTCCTGCTCGCTCTCACGGCGGTGCTTCCTTCCGGGCGGGCCGGCGCCCTGCGCCTGGTCCGCGGCATCCGCGGCGGCACCGTGCCGGCATGGATGCTGCTGGGCGGGCTCGCCGGCGCTCTCACCGTCGCGACGCAGGGGCTCACGGTCGCCACGATCGGCGTGGCGCTGTTCACCGTGGGCGTCGTCGCCGGGCAGACCCTCAACGGACTCGTCCTGGACCGGATCGGGTACGGGCCCGGGGGAGTGGTGGCCGTCACCATGCCCCGTCTGGTGGGCGGCGCGCTGGCGGTGACGGGCGTCATCGTGTGCGTCGTGGGGATCGCCACGGCGCCGCCGCTCTGGATGCTCGTGCTGCCGGTGCTCGCGGGGGCGGGAATCGCCTGGCAGCAGGGGACCAATGGGCGCCTGGGGCAGCGGGTCGGCAACCCCCTCACCGCCACGCTGGTGAACTTCGCCGGGGGCACGGTCGTGCTCGGGATCGCCGCGGCGGTGCACATCTCCTCCGCCGGAGCACCGCGCACCCTGCCGGCGGACCCGTGGCTCTACCTCGGCGGTGTGATCGGTGTGATCTACATCTTCCTGTCGGCAGCGATCGTGCGCGTCACGGGTGTGCTGCTGCTGGGCCTCGGCTCGGTGGTGGGGCTCCTGGCGATGTCGGTCGCGCTCGATGCGATCTGGCCCGCGCCCTCGGGACCGCCGCTGCCGGTCGCGCTCGCCGCCGTCGTGATCGCCTTCGCGGGTGTCGCGATCGTCGTGGTCCGACGCCGCCGGCGCCCCGCGGCGGGTTAG
- a CDS encoding DUF4397 domain-containing protein gives MRKTLSLGVVAGAVLALGFVVPASAATGNAQLSVLHGIPDTPVDVYVNGDLTLDDFQPGDLAGPLELPAGDYEVALTAPDAADASSPVLGPATVTLAAGGNYTAVAHLSESGDPTLTPYQNDVAPLAAGEGRLTVRHDAAAPAVDVLAGGAPVIEGLTNPGESTLTLPAGVISASVAAAGTTDPVIGPADVDVREGALTIVYAWGSLEDGNLALATQTIEGLHSNPSGVPSGSGGQLAARDAGAQSLLLAGGIALAAVGAVAATRVVRSSRSTR, from the coding sequence GTGCGTAAGACTCTTTCCCTCGGCGTCGTGGCCGGTGCGGTGCTCGCCCTGGGCTTCGTCGTCCCCGCCTCCGCTGCTACCGGCAACGCGCAGCTGTCGGTGCTGCACGGCATCCCCGACACCCCCGTCGACGTGTACGTCAACGGCGACCTCACGCTTGACGACTTCCAGCCCGGCGACCTGGCTGGGCCGCTCGAGCTTCCCGCCGGCGACTACGAGGTGGCGTTGACGGCTCCGGATGCTGCCGACGCGAGCTCTCCCGTGCTCGGACCGGCCACCGTCACCCTCGCCGCAGGCGGCAACTACACCGCCGTCGCGCACCTGAGCGAGTCCGGAGACCCGACCCTCACGCCGTACCAGAACGATGTCGCACCCCTCGCCGCCGGTGAGGGACGACTGACGGTCCGTCACGACGCCGCCGCCCCTGCGGTGGACGTGCTGGCCGGCGGCGCCCCTGTGATCGAAGGCCTCACCAACCCGGGGGAGTCCACGCTGACGCTGCCGGCCGGTGTGATCTCGGCCTCCGTGGCCGCTGCGGGCACCACCGACCCGGTGATCGGCCCGGCTGACGTGGACGTGCGCGAAGGCGCGCTCACGATCGTGTACGCGTGGGGCAGCCTGGAAGACGGCAACCTCGCGCTGGCCACCCAGACGATCGAGGGTCTGCACTCCAACCCCTCGGGCGTCCCCTCGGGTTCGGGTGGACAGCTGGCCGCACGTGACGCCGGCGCCCAGTCGCTGCTTCTGGCCGGCGGTATCGCGCTGGCGGCAGTGGGCGCGGTCGCCGCGACCCGCGTCGTTCGGTCCTCCCGCTCGACCCGGTGA
- a CDS encoding class F sortase gives MPHPLRAIAAAGAAAAIALGLAACGASAPPAAGPSPTASPALPSPTPTAVVEVPVTPATPAPARATAVPVAVSVPAVGVEVPVVPVGVDPNGAMELPVDPAVAGWYEYGADPASPQGRTVISAHVDAPDYPIGPFSRLRDLAPGATVQVRDAAGQAFDYAVTDVTYYRKTDLPVAELFARDGAPALVLITCGGAFDASVGRYEDNVVVIASPTG, from the coding sequence ATGCCACACCCCCTCCGGGCGATCGCGGCGGCCGGTGCCGCCGCCGCGATCGCCCTCGGCCTGGCGGCGTGCGGTGCTTCGGCACCGCCCGCCGCCGGTCCGTCCCCGACGGCGTCACCGGCACTCCCCTCGCCGACCCCCACGGCAGTGGTCGAGGTGCCGGTGACGCCTGCCACCCCCGCCCCGGCCCGGGCGACCGCCGTACCCGTGGCGGTATCGGTACCCGCGGTCGGGGTGGAGGTGCCGGTCGTCCCGGTCGGCGTCGACCCCAACGGCGCGATGGAGCTCCCCGTCGATCCGGCGGTGGCCGGCTGGTACGAATACGGCGCCGACCCCGCCAGCCCACAGGGGCGCACGGTCATCTCCGCGCACGTGGATGCGCCGGACTATCCGATCGGCCCGTTCAGCCGGCTGCGCGACCTCGCCCCCGGTGCGACCGTGCAGGTGCGCGATGCCGCCGGTCAGGCGTTCGACTACGCCGTTACCGACGTGACCTACTACCGCAAGACCGACCTTCCCGTCGCCGAGCTGTTCGCCCGCGACGGGGCACCCGCGCTCGTTCTGATCACGTGCGGCGGCGCATTCGACGCCTCCGTGGGCCGGTACGAAGATAACGTAGTCGTCATCGCTTCCCCCACGGGGTGA